The following are encoded in a window of Ruminiclostridium herbifermentans genomic DNA:
- the ileS gene encoding isoleucine--tRNA ligase: MPEDYGKTLNLPQTEFPMRANLPQREPEFLKKWEEMDIYNKQLKKTEGKPTFILHDGPPYANGGIHLGTALNKILKDIVVKYHSMAGYHAPFVPGWDTHGLPIEQRAIKELGLKRHEVGPVVFREACEGFAMKYLNVQRDAFKRLGVRADWENPYITLKPEFEAKQVEVFGKMATNGHIYKGLKPVYWCPECETALAEAEIEYADDTTVSIYVKFQVRDDKGIFEGVADKEKVNFVIWTTTTWTLPANLAICLNENFEYSLVKANDEYYVLATELVEKTMNAAEISEYEIVAKYQGRDLERIQCRHPFLNRDSMVILGDHVTLEAGTGCVHTAPGHGVEDYLVCQKYKEIPVIVPVDSKGVMTEEAGPFAGLFYKKANGAILERLIQDGRLLAQEKISHQYPHCWRCKDPIIFRATEQWFASIDGFREEALKAIKDVKWVPEWGEERITNMVRDRGDWCISRQRTWGLPIPIFYCKECGKELINDATIKAVADLFREKGSNAWYALEASEILPAGTKCECGHSEFTKENDIMDVWFDSGSSHAAVLETREGLSSPADMYLEGSDQHRGWFQSSLLTSVATKGNAPFKTVLTHGYVVDGQGRKMSKSLGNGIDPADVIKEYGADILRIWVASSDYTADVRISKELLKQLSESYRKIRNTARYILGNINGFDPNTDSVDYSELCELDRWALHKLALLNQKVSEAYKSYEFHTMFHSIHNFCVVDMSNFYLDIIKDRLYTSKVDSKERRAAQTVMYEILHALVLMLTPVLAFTTEEIWQFMPHKASDDIESVQLNNWPEINEKYIDKSLAEKWDKILALRSDVSKALEVARTNKTIGHSLNAKVSIFADGADYEFIKSIEDELVTIFIISDASVKGLAEATAEAQQGDEMPNIKITVEQAPGEKCERCWMYSETVGKDEKHPTLCKRCADVVD, encoded by the coding sequence ATGCCAGAAGATTATGGAAAAACCTTAAATCTACCACAGACAGAATTCCCAATGAGAGCAAATTTGCCTCAAAGAGAGCCTGAATTCCTTAAGAAATGGGAAGAAATGGACATTTATAATAAGCAGCTAAAGAAAACAGAAGGAAAACCAACATTTATACTTCATGATGGACCACCTTATGCAAATGGTGGAATCCACCTTGGAACTGCACTTAATAAGATTTTAAAAGATATAGTTGTTAAATACCACAGCATGGCAGGTTACCATGCACCTTTTGTTCCAGGTTGGGATACTCATGGACTTCCAATTGAGCAAAGAGCTATCAAAGAACTTGGACTAAAGAGACATGAAGTAGGGCCTGTTGTTTTCAGAGAAGCTTGTGAAGGCTTTGCAATGAAGTACTTAAATGTTCAGAGAGATGCATTTAAGCGCCTTGGTGTAAGAGCTGATTGGGAGAACCCATACATTACATTAAAGCCTGAGTTTGAAGCAAAACAGGTAGAAGTGTTTGGAAAAATGGCAACAAACGGGCATATTTATAAAGGCTTAAAGCCTGTTTACTGGTGCCCTGAATGTGAAACTGCATTAGCAGAAGCTGAGATTGAGTATGCTGATGATACTACAGTTTCGATATATGTTAAATTCCAAGTTAGAGATGACAAGGGTATTTTTGAAGGAGTAGCGGATAAGGAGAAGGTTAATTTTGTAATTTGGACAACAACAACTTGGACATTACCTGCTAACCTTGCAATCTGCTTAAATGAGAATTTTGAGTATTCACTAGTTAAAGCAAATGACGAATATTATGTTCTAGCAACTGAATTAGTTGAAAAGACTATGAATGCTGCAGAAATATCAGAATATGAAATAGTAGCTAAATATCAAGGAAGAGATTTAGAAAGAATACAATGCAGACATCCATTTCTTAATAGAGATTCAATGGTAATACTCGGTGACCATGTAACATTAGAAGCTGGTACAGGATGCGTTCATACAGCTCCCGGTCATGGTGTAGAGGACTATTTAGTATGTCAGAAATATAAGGAAATTCCAGTAATTGTGCCAGTTGATAGCAAGGGTGTTATGACAGAGGAAGCTGGACCTTTTGCAGGATTGTTCTATAAAAAGGCAAATGGCGCTATTTTAGAAAGATTAATTCAGGATGGAAGATTATTGGCTCAAGAGAAAATTTCTCACCAATATCCACACTGCTGGAGATGTAAGGACCCTATAATTTTCCGTGCAACTGAACAATGGTTTGCATCAATTGACGGCTTTAGAGAAGAAGCTCTTAAGGCTATAAAAGATGTTAAATGGGTTCCTGAGTGGGGTGAAGAAAGAATTACAAACATGGTAAGAGACAGAGGTGACTGGTGTATTTCCAGACAAAGAACCTGGGGCTTACCTATTCCGATATTCTATTGTAAGGAATGTGGAAAAGAATTAATTAATGATGCAACTATAAAGGCAGTTGCAGATTTGTTTAGAGAAAAGGGCTCAAATGCTTGGTATGCTTTAGAAGCTTCTGAAATATTACCAGCAGGCACTAAATGTGAATGTGGTCATTCTGAGTTTACAAAAGAAAATGATATTATGGATGTTTGGTTTGATAGTGGTTCTAGCCATGCAGCTGTATTGGAAACTAGAGAAGGCTTATCATCACCAGCTGATATGTACTTAGAAGGAAGCGACCAGCATCGTGGTTGGTTCCAGTCTTCACTATTAACATCTGTAGCTACAAAAGGAAATGCACCATTTAAAACAGTTCTAACTCATGGATATGTTGTAGATGGTCAAGGCAGAAAAATGTCAAAATCATTAGGCAATGGTATTGACCCTGCTGATGTTATTAAAGAATATGGCGCAGATATACTGAGAATTTGGGTTGCTTCATCTGATTATACAGCAGATGTTAGAATTTCAAAGGAATTGTTAAAACAGTTATCAGAATCTTATAGAAAAATAAGAAACACTGCTAGATATATTTTAGGAAATATAAATGGCTTTGACCCAAATACAGACAGCGTTGATTACTCAGAATTATGTGAATTAGATAGATGGGCACTTCACAAGCTAGCTTTGCTTAACCAAAAAGTATCTGAAGCCTATAAGTCGTATGAATTCCATACAATGTTCCATTCAATTCACAATTTCTGTGTTGTTGACATGAGTAATTTCTATTTGGATATTATAAAGGACAGACTTTATACTTCAAAAGTTGATTCAAAGGAAAGAAGAGCAGCACAAACTGTTATGTATGAAATATTACATGCGTTAGTACTAATGCTAACACCTGTTCTTGCATTTACTACAGAAGAAATATGGCAGTTTATGCCTCATAAAGCAAGTGACGATATTGAAAGCGTGCAGTTAAACAATTGGCCTGAAATTAACGAGAAGTATATTGACAAGTCATTAGCTGAAAAATGGGATAAAATACTTGCACTACGTTCAGATGTTTCAAAGGCTCTGGAGGTTGCGAGAACAAATAAAACAATTGGACACTCATTAAATGCAAAGGTTTCCATATTTGCTGATGGTGCAGATTACGAATTTATAAAGAGCATAGAAGATGAGTTAGTTACAATATTTATTATCTCTGATGCTTCAGTAAAAGGCTTGGCAGAAGCTACAGCAGAAGCACAACAGGGTGATGAAATGCCTAATATCAAGATTACAGTTGAACAAGCACCTGGAGAAAAATGTGAAAGATGCTGGATGTATAGTGAAACTGTTGGCAAGGATGAAAAGCATCCAACTCTCTGTAAGAGATGTGCAGACGTAGTTGATTAA